One part of the Rutidosis leptorrhynchoides isolate AG116_Rl617_1_P2 chromosome 1, CSIRO_AGI_Rlap_v1, whole genome shotgun sequence genome encodes these proteins:
- the LOC139845629 gene encoding DNA polymerase-like, with the protein MDLLNQFAYPSITTGYAKFGILITIRRSYGEEITFSIGPAIPLTDDSGCLLSKSVVYSNIYKLITKQAEIDDGDQLVRVTIRVYLDQDKKKKRPSLDEEDRYNLLNEIIEVGVVDTNDIIAMKIQHNKRRYLKNISPIDVKDQNLRPFIVSDLETLLDKNQFHKPYAAGLLMVFPGKEIQNWMIETWYSEDYSILYPEAFEKRSKKVLTDLVLRITALVKKNKEVQTIYFHNFSRFDGIILLKHLACNHKDFHLKPLMRNHRLYELAVYSGKKMLFRFRDSLNLLHGSLNDLAKSLCPDFGTKGSINYDEVTVDKLPAMKDEYIDYMKQDIYLLGGVMQKAQEIYSNLYKVDIESKITLSALSLSIFRMKYFDDSHFSIHIPNRNEDQFIRHGYYGGHTDAYKPHGKDLYFYDVNSLYPFIMKEFPMPHGAPVWYGNLQEKDLDNKLGFIEAYVECPKTLKNPFLPYRDKNGLLLFPTGKFVGVYFSEELKFAREIGYTVIPLSGYLFEKKESPFSNFVSNLFESRLEAKKSGNDALSYVYKILMNSLYGRFGINPQSTKTEVCDTVRSRKLLRRSELISADVLNDNCNVVSYHHNYKSNDYWDPPKNTAVQLSAAITAYARIYIYPYISREDCYYTDTDSVVLGNPLPDELISSSILGKFKLEDRISEGFFLALKSYCYKTVDGKEIVKFKGAAKDQISPEWFPSQLANPDLKQQVTVEAHFRIEWSTLEVYKKDQKFLVGINKGAKRKPVHIHEKWSDTEPIEVNDLSRLDHISKRLVMFLSENITHLVRENHSLHEKLSLMEKGIDPEMKEEPTEVTNPTVDEIPLTDNQPKKKPKTDKKEPKKKAKKKKAPLTDNQPKKKQPKKKPPKKKPP; encoded by the coding sequence ATGGATCTATTAAACCAGTTTGCTTACCCTTCAATCACTACTGGTTACGCTAAATTTGGTATTTTAATTACCATAAGGCGATCTTACGGAGAGGAGATCACATTTTCGATTGGTCCTGCTATCCCTTTAACTGACGATAGTGGGTGTTTACTTTCCAAAAGTGTGGTCTATTCTAATATCTATAAATTAATCACTAAACAAGCAGAAATTGATGATGGGGATCAACTTGTTCGAGTCACGATTAGAGTCTATCTAGACCAGGATAAAAAGAAGAAAAGGCCTTCCCTAGACGAAGAAGATAGATATAACTTACTTAATGAAATTATTGAAGTGGGAGTTGTTGATACCAATGATATAATAGCAATGAAAATCCAGCATAATAAGCGTAGATATCTTAAAAATATAAGCCCGATAGATGTAAAAGATCAAAATCTTAGACCTTTCATTGTATCTGATCTCGAGACCTTACTGGATAAGAATCAGTTTCATAAGCCTTATGCAGCTGGTCTCTTGATGGTTTTCCCAGGTAAAGAAATCCAGAATTGGATGATCGAAACCTGGTATAGCGAAGATTACTCTATACTATATCCTGAAGCCTTTGAAAAACGGAGTAAGAAAGTACTTACTGACTTGGTATTAAGGATCACTGCTCTTGTTAAAAAGAACAAGGAAGTCCAAACTATTTACTTCCACAACTTTTCTAGATTCGATGGTATTATCTTGCTAAAGCACCTTGCGTGTAATCACAAGGACTTCCATCTAAAACCTCTTATGAGGAATCATAGGCTTTACGAGTTAGCAGTCTATTCAGGTAAAAAGATGTTATTCCGCTTCAGGGACTCATTGAATCTACTCCATGGTTCACTTAATGATCTGGCTAAGAGTCTCTGTCCTGATTTTGGTACGAAGGGTTCTATCAACTATGACGAAGTTACCGTGGATAAGCTTCCAGCTATGAAAGATGAATATATTGACTATATGAAACAGGACATCTATCTATTAGGTGGTGTGATGCAAAAAGCACAAGAGATCTATAGTAATCTGTATAAAGTGGACATTGAGAGTAAAATCACCCTTTCAGCACTGTCACTGAGCATCTTTCGTATGAAATACTTCGATGACTCTCATTTTAGTATCCACATCCCTAACAGAAATGAAGACCAATTTATACGACATGGATACTACGGGGGTCACACGGATGCGTACAAGCCACATGGCAAGGACCTATACTTTTATGATGTAAACTCTCTCTATCCATTTATCATGAAGGAATTCCCAATGCCACATGGTGCGCCTGTCTGGTATGGAAATCTTCAAGAGAAGGACTTAGATAACAAGTTAGGGTTTATTGAGGCATATGTGGAATGTCCGAAAACTCTCAAGAATCCATTTCTACCCTATCGAGACAAGAACGGGCTTCTCCTTTTTCCAACAGGAAAGTTTGTGGGTGTATACTTTAGCGAAGAATTGAAGTTTGCTAGAGAGATTGGCTACACTGTGATTCCACTCTCTGGCTACCTCTTTGAGAAGAAGGAAAGCCCTTTCAGTAACTTTGTAAGCAATCTCTTTGAAAGCAGGTTAGAAGCTAAGAAGTCTGGGAATGATGCGTTGTCTTATGTGTACAAAATCCTTATGAATTCGCTCTATGGTAGATTTGGCATTAACCCTCAGAGCACAAAAACCGAGGTCTGCGATACAGTAAGATCCAGAAAGTTATTAAGAAGAAGTGAATTGATATCAGCTGATGTGCTTAACGACAACTGCAACGTTGTTTCCTACCATCACAACTATAAATCCAATGATTATTGGGATCCACCGAAGAACACAGCTGTCCAACTTTCAGCTGCTATCACAGCCTATGCTAGGATCTATATATACCCGTATATCTCAAGAGAGGACTGTTACTATACAGATACAGACTCTGTTGTGCTAGGTAATCCACTACCTGATGAATTGATTTCAAGTTCTATCTTAGGTAAGTTTAAGCTAGAGGACAGAATCTCTGAGGGATTCTTTTTAGCACTGAAGTCCTATTGCTACAAAACTGTAGATGGAAAGGAGATAGTCAAGTTCAAAGGGGCTGCGAAGGACCAAATCAGTCCTGAATGGTTTCCGTCACAGCTCGCTAACCCTGATCTGAAGCAACAAGTAACTGTGGAAGCCCACTTCCGGATTGAGTGGTCAACACTTGAAGTTTACAAGAAAGACCAAAAATTCCTGGTTGGAATTAATAAGGGGGCAAAAAGGAAACCTGTACATATTCATGAGAAATGGTCTGATACTGAGCCTATTGAAGTGAATGACTTGTCTAGACTAGATCACATTAGCAAAAGACTAGTCATGTTTCTAAGTGAAAATATAACACATCTTGTGAGAGAGAATCACAGTCTCCATGAAAAATTATCGCTTATGGAAAAGGGGATAGACCCTGAGATGAAAGAAGAACCTACAGAGGTCACTAACCCAACTGTAGACGAGATACCTTTGACTGACAATCAACCTAAGAAGAAGCCTAAGACAGACAAGAAAGAACCTAAAAAGAAAGCTAAAAAGAAGAAAGCACCGTTGACTGACAATCAACCTAAGAAGAAACAACCTAAGAAGAAACCACCTAAGAAGAAACCACCGTGA